From Priestia filamentosa, a single genomic window includes:
- a CDS encoding DUF3311 domain-containing protein: MKVIKLLLFVPFIGFLGFLPFANKIEPYVLGMPFLLFWVAFWMVLSSIILTIVYRFDPDNKGCDEK, encoded by the coding sequence TTGAAAGTTATTAAACTTTTACTTTTCGTTCCGTTTATTGGATTCTTGGGTTTCTTGCCCTTTGCAAATAAGATTGAACCTTACGTATTGGGCATGCCTTTTCTGTTATTTTGGGTTGCATTTTGGATGGTGCTATCCTCAATTATTTTAACAATCGTATATAGGTTTGATCCTGATAACAAAGGTTGTGATGAAAAATGA
- a CDS encoding LysR family transcriptional regulator: protein MELRVLRYFLTVAREGNITRAADFLHVTQPTLSRQLKELEQKLGKKLFIRSSHSIILTDEGILLRKRAEEIVDMVDKLEAEFSSMEETISGDVYIGGGETDAMRQIARVVKELQLNYPNIRYHLYSGNEEDVTDRLDRGLLDFGILIQPADLSRYNYINIPAKDVWGVVMRKDSPLAVKNTIQAVDLLNVPLICSRQAMKQTYSKNEFADWFGEDFDKLNVVTTYNLAYNAAIMVEEGLGYAITLDKIVDTSSDSNLCFKPLEPRLESGLNIVWKKHQVFSIAANMFFKKMQVEFSNILSDV from the coding sequence ATGGAATTGAGAGTGTTGCGTTATTTTCTGACAGTTGCAAGAGAAGGAAACATCACCAGAGCTGCTGATTTTCTACATGTTACCCAACCAACGTTATCAAGACAATTAAAAGAGCTGGAACAAAAGTTAGGGAAAAAACTATTCATTCGTAGTAGTCACAGTATCATTCTTACAGATGAAGGCATTCTTCTTCGAAAGAGAGCTGAAGAAATCGTTGATATGGTCGATAAATTAGAGGCAGAATTTAGTTCTATGGAAGAAACAATAAGTGGTGATGTTTACATAGGTGGTGGGGAAACAGATGCTATGAGACAGATTGCAAGAGTAGTAAAAGAGTTACAGTTAAATTACCCCAACATACGGTATCACCTTTACAGTGGAAATGAAGAAGACGTGACTGATCGACTTGATAGGGGATTGCTTGACTTTGGCATTTTAATTCAACCCGCAGATTTATCAAGGTACAATTATATTAATATTCCAGCCAAAGATGTTTGGGGAGTTGTAATGAGGAAAGACAGCCCCCTTGCTGTTAAAAATACTATTCAAGCAGTGGATTTATTAAATGTTCCACTAATCTGTTCACGACAAGCCATGAAACAGACATATTCCAAAAATGAATTCGCGGATTGGTTTGGAGAAGATTTTGATAAATTAAATGTTGTCACTACATATAATCTTGCCTATAATGCTGCTATTATGGTTGAAGAAGGCCTTGGTTATGCTATAACCCTTGATAAAATAGTGGATACGTCTAGTGATAGTAACCTTTGTTTTAAACCTTTAGAGCCTAGACTTGAATCTGGCTTAAATATTGTTTGGAAAAAGCATCAGGTTTTTTCCATTGCTGCTAATATGTTTTTTAAAAAAATGCAGGTGGAATTTTCAAATATTTTATCAGATGTATAG
- a CDS encoding HPr family phosphocarrier protein — MKKLIVKLPRGLQARHTALFARKVTAFESKIILSKDGKTADGKDIMRIMDLVVKEGDEITLLVDGCDEQMAMETLEVYLLNIS, encoded by the coding sequence ATGAAGAAGCTTATAGTTAAATTACCTCGAGGACTTCAAGCGAGACATACAGCTTTATTTGCACGCAAAGTGACTGCGTTTGAGAGTAAAATCATTCTTTCTAAAGATGGAAAAACCGCAGATGGAAAAGATATCATGAGGATTATGGATTTAGTAGTCAAGGAAGGAGATGAAATCACACTACTGGTAGATGGGTGTGATGAACAGATGGCAATGGAGACTTTGGAAGTTTATCTTTTAAACATTTCATAA
- a CDS encoding NAD(P)H-dependent oxidoreductase, whose protein sequence is MNNKDKKQEILDAFTFRHATKEFDPTKKISDEDFQFILETGRLSPSSVGYEPWKFLVIENDDLKKKLKAVSWGAQGQIPTASHFVIILARTDARYDSEYVLDLQKNVKKVPDDVLKTLMPRYKDFQENDFHLFESERALFDWASKQSYIALGNMMTSAAQIGIDSCPIEGFNYDQVHEILKEEGLLEEAKYDISVMVAFGYRIHEPKREKTRRSMDQVVQWVK, encoded by the coding sequence ATGAACAACAAAGATAAGAAACAAGAAATTTTAGACGCATTTACATTTCGTCATGCCACAAAAGAATTTGATCCAACCAAGAAAATTTCCGATGAAGATTTTCAATTTATTTTAGAAACGGGTCGCTTATCTCCAAGCTCAGTAGGGTATGAACCATGGAAGTTTTTGGTTATTGAAAATGACGATTTGAAAAAGAAATTAAAAGCTGTTTCTTGGGGAGCACAAGGTCAAATCCCTACAGCCAGTCATTTCGTTATTATCCTTGCTCGCACAGATGCAAGATACGATTCTGAATACGTTTTAGATCTTCAAAAGAATGTAAAAAAAGTGCCAGACGATGTATTAAAAACATTAATGCCTCGCTATAAGGACTTCCAAGAGAATGACTTTCATTTGTTTGAAAGCGAACGAGCTTTATTTGACTGGGCAAGTAAACAATCATACATTGCACTTGGAAATATGATGACGTCGGCTGCTCAAATTGGTATCGATTCTTGTCCAATTGAAGGGTTTAATTATGATCAAGTCCATGAAATTTTAAAAGAAGAAGGTCTACTGGAAGAAGCTAAATATGATATTTCCGTTATGGTAGCGTTTGGCTACCGGATTCATGAACCTAAGCGTGAAAAGACAAGAAGAAGTATGGATCAGGTCGTGCAGTGGGTAAAATAA
- a CDS encoding alpha/beta hydrolase, with amino-acid sequence MGLLLSVIIVGIASQNNADATSKTGDAVASTTNVSYKPDMSNGADNFYKSNKVKKKKVSFENQYNMKVAGNLFIPKGLKKNTKNPAIIVGHPMGAVKEQSANLYAQKMAEQGFVTLSLDLSFWGESEGQPRNSVSPDIYAEDFSAAVDFLGTQSFVDKDRIGVLGICGSGSFAISAAKIDPRMKAIATVSMYDMGAANRNGLKHSQTLEQRKKILKEAAEQRYVEFTGGKTKYTSGTVHELNENSTAIEREFYDFYRTSRGEYTPKDQSPQLTTHPTLTSNVKFMNFYPFEDIETISPRPMLFIAGENAHSREFSEDAYKLAGEPKELYIVPGAGHVDLYDRVNLIPFDKLEFFFKENLKKK; translated from the coding sequence TTGGGCTTGCTTTTATCCGTGATCATTGTTGGCATTGCATCCCAAAATAATGCTGATGCTACATCCAAAACTGGCGATGCAGTTGCATCCACAACCAATGTTTCATACAAGCCGGACATGTCCAATGGAGCAGACAACTTTTACAAGAGCAACAAGGTAAAGAAGAAGAAGGTTTCGTTTGAAAATCAATACAACATGAAAGTGGCAGGGAATCTTTTTATTCCTAAAGGGTTGAAGAAGAACACCAAAAATCCCGCGATCATTGTCGGGCACCCTATGGGCGCGGTAAAAGAACAAAGTGCGAATCTGTATGCCCAGAAAATGGCTGAACAGGGATTCGTTACGTTGTCCTTGGATTTGTCTTTCTGGGGAGAGAGTGAGGGTCAGCCTCGCAACTCTGTTTCGCCGGATATTTATGCCGAGGATTTCAGTGCTGCGGTAGATTTCCTAGGCACCCAGTCGTTTGTTGACAAGGATCGGATTGGTGTTCTCGGGATTTGTGGCAGTGGGAGTTTTGCCATTAGCGCAGCTAAGATTGATCCGCGGATGAAAGCCATTGCAACGGTTAGTATGTATGACATGGGTGCCGCCAACCGTAACGGGCTTAAACACTCGCAGACTCTCGAGCAAAGAAAGAAGATTCTCAAAGAGGCAGCAGAGCAACGCTATGTCGAGTTCACAGGCGGTAAAACCAAATATACTAGTGGGACAGTACATGAACTAAATGAAAACTCTACCGCCATTGAGCGTGAGTTTTATGACTTCTATCGTACTTCAAGAGGGGAATACACGCCTAAGGATCAGTCGCCACAACTTACAACGCACCCGACACTGACCAGCAACGTCAAATTCATGAATTTTTATCCATTCGAAGACATAGAGACAATTTCTCCTCGTCCAATGCTTTTCATCGCAGGTGAAAATGCTCATTCCAGAGAGTTCAGTGAAGACGCCTACAAGCTAGCAGGCGAACCGAAGGAACTCTACATTGTGCCAGGTGCAGGTCATGTGGATCTGTACGACCGAGTGAATTTAATTCCCTTTGACAAACTTGAGTTCTTCTTCAAAGAAAATCTGAAGAAAAAATAA
- a CDS encoding cyclophilin-like fold protein, protein MSYPSNKLSTEEAPAGTDPAIGDFTYYAPWGNLAIFYKDSGYSNRLIKLGEIESGIEKLENLNGDFTMIIERID, encoded by the coding sequence ATTAGTTACCCTTCTAATAAATTATCTACTGAAGAGGCACCGGCAGGAACTGATCCTGCAATTGGGGACTTCACTTATTATGCTCCATGGGGGAACTTAGCTATATTTTATAAGGATTCTGGATATTCAAATAGGCTCATTAAACTAGGTGAAATTGAATCGGGCATAGAAAAGCTTGAAAATCTTAATGGCGATTTTACGATGATAATTGAAAGAATAGATTAA
- a CDS encoding DUF1295 domain-containing protein, with product MNLYKDKGKSLSQKITLLFLETIILIIGGWLLLFQGGQQLNKWIGWGFSESNHTRNTILFILFLIVYGRMYVTIFYLLKRKIPWGEAFTIPLAFSLYYIGFSLFSLTTNKSLTLLDIIYIFLFLFGSFLNTYSELQRNEWKKNSDNTGKLYTKGLFKYSMHINYFGDLVWVTALALFTRTPWAMTIPIILFCLFTFYNIPLLDKYLSEKYGSQFDKYSRVTKKFIPFIY from the coding sequence ATGAATTTGTATAAGGATAAAGGAAAAAGCTTATCCCAAAAAATAACTTTACTATTCCTTGAAACAATTATTTTAATTATAGGCGGATGGCTTTTATTATTTCAGGGTGGACAACAATTAAATAAATGGATTGGATGGGGGTTTTCAGAAAGTAATCATACACGAAATACTATCTTATTTATTTTGTTTTTAATTGTATATGGGCGTATGTATGTTACAATATTTTATCTATTAAAAAGAAAAATTCCATGGGGGGAAGCTTTTACTATCCCTTTAGCTTTTTCGTTATATTATATTGGTTTTTCACTTTTTTCTCTAACGACTAATAAGTCTCTAACACTACTAGATATAATATATATTTTCCTATTCTTATTTGGTTCATTTCTTAACACCTATTCTGAACTGCAACGGAATGAATGGAAAAAGAACTCTGATAACACAGGGAAATTGTATACCAAAGGGTTATTTAAATACTCCATGCACATCAATTACTTTGGAGATCTAGTTTGGGTAACAGCTTTAGCCTTATTTACTAGAACACCTTGGGCGATGACCATACCGATAATTTTGTTCTGCTTGTTTACTTTTTATAACATACCCCTTTTAGATAAGTATTTGTCAGAAAAATACGGAAGTCAATTTGACAAATACAGTAGGGTTACAAAGAAATTCATTCCATTTATTTACTGA
- a CDS encoding amidohydrolase — MKADVVLINGEVITVDQKNTVVEAVGVKDNRIIVVGSNQEVKNFIGEETDIIDLQGKTILPGFIDSHIHLILYGVNQLAVSCKAEHMDSIESLLDNLRKKALKTPKGEWIRAWGFNETVVKEKRYPTIAELDAISTEHPIIVSRTCNHISVVNSKALEIAQIHENTPDPNGGVIEKNQEGRLTGRLIEAAHMVMNEVASYTGSELMKAVKIASDHFIAAGITSIHEAGGYGSESYRLLQQAVMSKDIRVRIYAMIGALNNSHEFVNKMVEAGVVTGTGDERFKVGPAKLFIDGSSTGPTIATREPYSSDSDNFGILYYNEEEIYEVLGEAHKKGYQITVHAQGDKAIEMYLNCIEKALKDSPRRNHRHRIEHAGVSSPDLQERMKKLQVIPIPNPPFPYEFGEIYVQHYGERVNYMYAVRDFIDSGIMAAGGSDAPVTDYNPLLGIHVAVNRKSQSGMKIGDNQSISVMEAIKLYTWNGAYASFDEEIKGSIEVGKLADLVILNDSILRINPNQIKDLKVETTIIDGEIIYPREKLPKI; from the coding sequence GTGAAAGCTGATGTTGTATTGATAAACGGAGAAGTTATTACAGTAGATCAAAAGAATACAGTAGTCGAAGCTGTGGGAGTAAAAGATAATCGTATCATAGTTGTCGGTTCAAATCAGGAGGTCAAGAATTTTATAGGAGAAGAAACAGATATAATAGATCTACAAGGAAAAACGATTCTTCCTGGATTCATTGATTCTCATATTCACCTTATTTTATATGGGGTTAATCAGTTGGCGGTAAGTTGTAAAGCTGAACACATGGACTCTATTGAGTCTTTGTTAGACAACTTGAGGAAGAAAGCTCTAAAAACTCCAAAAGGGGAATGGATACGTGCTTGGGGCTTCAATGAAACCGTTGTGAAGGAAAAGCGTTATCCAACGATCGCTGAGCTTGATGCAATTTCAACAGAACATCCCATTATTGTATCCCGTACTTGTAACCATATAAGCGTGGTGAACAGCAAAGCGTTAGAAATTGCGCAAATTCACGAAAATACCCCGGATCCTAATGGGGGAGTTATTGAAAAGAATCAGGAAGGAAGGCTTACAGGGAGGTTAATTGAAGCAGCACATATGGTAATGAACGAGGTTGCAAGTTATACAGGAAGTGAACTAATGAAAGCTGTAAAGATTGCATCTGATCATTTCATTGCGGCAGGTATAACAAGTATACATGAGGCAGGTGGATATGGCTCTGAAAGTTACCGTTTACTGCAACAAGCTGTGATGAGTAAGGATATTCGTGTCCGTATATATGCAATGATAGGTGCGTTAAATAACTCCCATGAATTTGTTAATAAAATGGTCGAAGCTGGTGTAGTAACTGGTACGGGAGATGAGAGATTCAAAGTTGGACCAGCAAAATTGTTCATAGATGGGAGTAGCACTGGACCTACAATTGCAACTCGTGAGCCATACTCCAGTGATTCTGATAATTTTGGCATTCTTTATTATAATGAGGAAGAAATCTACGAAGTTTTAGGTGAAGCACATAAAAAAGGTTACCAAATCACTGTGCATGCACAAGGGGATAAGGCCATTGAAATGTATTTAAATTGTATAGAAAAGGCGTTAAAGGACTCACCAAGAAGAAACCATCGTCATCGGATTGAACATGCGGGAGTTTCGTCACCAGACTTACAAGAGAGAATGAAAAAACTCCAGGTTATTCCTATTCCGAACCCTCCATTTCCATATGAATTTGGGGAGATATATGTCCAGCACTATGGTGAACGTGTCAATTACATGTATGCTGTTCGTGATTTTATTGATAGTGGCATCATGGCAGCAGGTGGATCGGATGCGCCAGTTACTGATTATAATCCTTTATTAGGAATTCACGTTGCTGTTAATAGAAAAAGTCAGTCCGGAATGAAAATTGGTGATAATCAATCTATCAGCGTAATGGAAGCCATTAAACTATATACTTGGAATGGCGCTTATGCGAGTTTTGATGAGGAGATAAAAGGAAGTATAGAGGTCGGAAAGTTGGCAGATTTAGTTATATTAAATGATAGCATTTTACGTATCAATCCAAATCAAATTAAAGATTTAAAAGTAGAAACAACGATTATTGATGGCGAGATTATCTACCCGAGGGAAAAATTACCAAAAATCTAA
- a CDS encoding DUF3231 family protein, which translates to MSFSGSVWKDIRHYYYQCNMYAMDVYNKSIDILLSKGSYERDT; encoded by the coding sequence ATGTCATTTAGTGGTTCAGTTTGGAAAGACATTCGGCACTATTACTATCAATGTAATATGTATGCGATGGATGTTTATAATAAATCAATTGATATTCTCTTATCTAAGGGGAGTTATGAAAGAGATACTTAA
- a CDS encoding SDR family oxidoreductase has product MAIENKVVIITGASSGIGQATAKLLASKGAKIVLGARREDKLKALTEEIQKAGGEATYRVTDVVNPDDSQQLVQLAKDTFGGVDVIFLNAGIMPNSPLSELKTEEWNSMVDINIKGVLNGIAAVLPTFTSQKSGHIITTSSVAGLKAYPGGAVYGATKWAVRDLMEVLRMESAQEGTNIRTATIYPAAINTELLDAITDKNTSEGMTALYEQYGITPDRVANIVAFAIDQPEDTNVNEFTIGPTSQPW; this is encoded by the coding sequence ATGGCAATTGAAAATAAAGTAGTTATAATTACTGGAGCTTCATCTGGAATTGGTCAAGCAACCGCAAAATTATTGGCTAGTAAAGGTGCTAAAATTGTTTTGGGGGCTCGTCGCGAAGACAAATTAAAAGCATTAACTGAGGAAATTCAAAAAGCTGGGGGAGAAGCTACTTATCGTGTCACAGATGTTGTTAATCCAGATGATAGTCAGCAGCTTGTTCAACTAGCTAAAGACACTTTTGGTGGCGTCGATGTCATCTTCTTGAACGCTGGAATCATGCCTAATTCACCACTTTCCGAATTAAAAACTGAAGAGTGGAACAGTATGGTTGACATTAATATTAAAGGTGTATTGAATGGCATCGCCGCAGTATTGCCAACATTTACATCACAAAAGTCTGGACATATCATCACTACTTCATCCGTAGCTGGGCTTAAAGCTTATCCAGGCGGTGCAGTTTATGGCGCAACAAAGTGGGCTGTTCGTGATTTAATGGAAGTGTTGCGCATGGAATCTGCACAAGAAGGTACGAACATCCGCACAGCAACGATTTATCCAGCTGCGATTAACACGGAATTGTTGGATGCGATTACGGATAAAAATACTTCAGAAGGTATGACTGCGTTGTACGAACAATATGGTATCACACCTGATCGAGTTGCCAATATTGTGGCATTCGCAATTGATCAGCCAGAAGATACAAACGTTAATGAGTTTACAATTGGACCGACAAGTCAACCTTGGTAA
- a CDS encoding sodium:solute symporter family protein, whose translation MNISLIIIFIFLALALYLGIQARKGKDMDMEQFSIGGRGFGTFFVFLLIAGEIYTTFTFLGGSGWAYSKGAAAYYVPAYIFLAYVLSYWLLPKIWRYSKEHSIISQPDYFASKYGSRTMGIIVAILGSLALIPYIVIQIKGLGIIVSETSYGVISPVSASIIGAIVVTTYVMISGIHGSAWTAIVKDFMILVVVIFLGIYIPVHYFGGIQPMFETVQAVKPEMFTLSDQGLSQSWFISTVLLQAVGFYLLPQTFMVVLSSNGEKTLRKNAIALPLYTLLLLFVFFIGFAAIVQIPGLRGADGDLSLLRLSVQTFDPWIIGLIGAAGLLTALVPASVMLMAASVGLTNSFYKALVPEATEKQQLIVSRLIIIGLSLVALIVTITGGDALAILNIMSYSLITQLAPALFFSLPKNNIINKYGAIAGIISGVLIVLYATISGVKIATFLPNVPHVINDISTGIIALLINLIVTFIVSIFTKNIAIHGKQMKGVKINPFL comes from the coding sequence ATGAATATATCATTAATTATTATTTTTATTTTCCTAGCCCTAGCCCTTTATTTAGGCATACAAGCAAGAAAAGGGAAGGATATGGATATGGAGCAATTTTCTATAGGAGGCAGAGGCTTTGGAACATTTTTTGTTTTCCTACTAATTGCCGGTGAAATTTATACGACGTTTACATTTCTAGGTGGAAGTGGGTGGGCCTACTCAAAAGGAGCAGCTGCTTATTATGTTCCTGCATATATTTTTTTAGCTTATGTACTTTCTTATTGGTTATTGCCCAAAATTTGGAGATATTCTAAAGAACACTCTATTATCTCCCAACCTGATTATTTTGCATCTAAATATGGAAGTCGTACAATGGGGATTATAGTAGCTATTTTAGGAAGCTTGGCCCTAATACCTTATATAGTCATACAAATTAAGGGATTAGGAATAATTGTTTCAGAAACTTCTTACGGGGTTATTTCACCAGTTTCCGCAAGTATTATAGGTGCCATCGTTGTTACTACTTATGTAATGATATCAGGTATCCATGGCTCTGCTTGGACTGCTATAGTTAAAGATTTTATGATTTTGGTAGTTGTTATATTTTTAGGTATATATATTCCTGTTCACTACTTTGGCGGAATTCAGCCAATGTTTGAAACAGTTCAGGCTGTTAAACCCGAAATGTTTACATTATCAGATCAAGGGTTAAGTCAATCCTGGTTCATCTCCACCGTTTTGTTACAAGCCGTAGGTTTTTATTTATTACCTCAAACTTTCATGGTAGTTTTATCGTCAAATGGAGAAAAAACGCTTCGTAAAAATGCGATTGCTTTACCTTTATACACCTTGCTACTACTGTTTGTCTTTTTTATAGGTTTTGCAGCTATTGTGCAAATTCCAGGTTTGCGAGGAGCTGATGGAGATCTTTCTCTTTTAAGATTATCGGTTCAAACCTTTGATCCATGGATAATTGGTTTAATTGGGGCAGCTGGCTTACTAACGGCTCTAGTGCCAGCTTCTGTTATGCTAATGGCTGCATCAGTTGGGTTAACAAACAGTTTTTACAAAGCTCTGGTACCAGAAGCTACAGAGAAACAGCAACTAATTGTCTCAAGACTAATTATTATTGGTCTATCTCTCGTTGCTTTAATAGTAACTATAACAGGTGGAGACGCACTAGCTATTTTGAATATCATGTCATATAGTTTAATTACTCAATTAGCACCAGCGTTGTTTTTTAGCCTACCCAAGAACAATATTATTAATAAGTATGGAGCAATTGCAGGAATTATTTCAGGGGTACTTATAGTTTTATATGCGACAATTTCAGGCGTAAAGATTGCTACGTTTCTGCCAAATGTGCCACATGTAATTAATGACATTAGTACAGGTATTATAGCATTATTAATAAATTTGATAGTAACGTTTATTGTAAGTATATTTACTAAAAATATAGCTATTCATGGCAAGCAAATGAAAGGAGTTAAAATTAATCCTTTTTTATGA